The window TTTCCTTACGCACCATTGTGACCATAGGAGCCATTTTAATGGGTTTGCCTGTTCTGCGGACAGTTTTTGCCAGTTTGATGGCCTTGTCTTTCAGCTGCTCGACAACTCTGTCTCTATAGTCCTCAACATCTACTATAAAAGTGCCCTCGCCGCCTTCCCAGTCCACCATACGGTTAAGCAGAAACTGCATAGCGTCAAGCATCTGCGCATTTTTGCCTATGAGCAGTTTTGAGTCGGGCGAGATTATATTATAGATAACATCGGGATGTCTGAACTTAGTTTCAATAGTAAATTCGGTGAAACCTGCTTTTTCCAGAAGCTCCGACAGAACCAGTCTGCCTTTGCGCTTGAAAAACTCAGTGTCATTGAATTTTATCTTAACAATTGCGTTTTTGCTGCCGAATCCCAGAAAGCCTTTGCTTCCTGTCTCAAGTGTTTCAAAGGTTATAAAATCCTTGGGTATGTTATTTTCCGAGAGGAAGTTGGCAACCGCCTCATCGGGATTTTTTCCTTCTATTTCAAAATATTTCATAAAGTTCCTGTCTCCGTGTTAAGCAGTTTTCTTGTTGATGTAATACTGCTGTGCGATGGAAAGTACGTTGTTCGTAAGCCAGTATACCACC of the Seleniivibrio woodruffii genome contains:
- a CDS encoding protein jag, yielding MKYFEIEGKNPDEAVANFLSENNIPKDFITFETLETGSKGFLGFGSKNAIVKIKFNDTEFFKRKGRLVLSELLEKAGFTEFTIETKFRHPDVIYNIISPDSKLLIGKNAQMLDAMQFLLNRMVDWEGGEGTFIVDVEDYRDRVVEQLKDKAIKLAKTVRRTGKPIKMAPMVTMVRKEIHIALKQIKGISTVSKGEGHLKEILIVPERRPGGQREGGAPRDGGKRPFRPRNDNRDNNSNTDAPKQEKESVQED